A genomic region of Rhodococcus pyridinivorans contains the following coding sequences:
- a CDS encoding D-arabinono-1,4-lactone oxidase, with translation MATWHNWARTESAAPRRFETPGSTDDLARVVVRASEQGEHVKAVGAGHSFTGAAVTDGTLISLDRMSGLVAVEPSATGARVTVRAGTRLRGLGDLLWAQGLAVPNLGDIDVQSVAGAISTGTHGTGATFRGLAAAVCGATIVLADGRIVDCSPEHEPDLFEAARLGLGALGVLATVTLDCVPAFRLRAEEAPSSLRTTLDVLDELRSGVDHFEFYWFPHTDGVLIKRNTRLPGEAPVQPVGRVRTLLDDELLSNGAFALLQQVGTRVPATIPALNRVASRALSPRTFVDRSYRVFASTRRVRFREMEYALPAEHLPAVLREIDAWLQRTDVRVGFPVEVRFAQGDDVWLSTAQGRDTAYVAVHQYHRRDHTPYFDGVEPILRAAQGRPHWGKLHSLTADALRELYPRFDDFLAVRDRVDPHRTFTNPYLRRVLGE, from the coding sequence ATGGCCACCTGGCACAATTGGGCTCGCACCGAGAGTGCGGCACCTCGCCGTTTCGAGACCCCCGGCAGCACCGACGACCTCGCGCGCGTCGTCGTCCGCGCCTCCGAGCAGGGCGAACATGTCAAGGCCGTGGGCGCCGGGCACTCGTTCACCGGCGCGGCCGTCACCGACGGCACGCTCATCTCACTCGACCGGATGTCCGGTCTCGTCGCGGTGGAACCGTCGGCCACCGGCGCGCGCGTCACCGTGCGGGCGGGGACGCGACTGCGCGGCCTGGGCGACCTGCTGTGGGCACAGGGCCTCGCCGTACCGAATCTCGGCGACATCGACGTGCAGTCCGTCGCCGGCGCGATCTCGACCGGCACCCACGGCACCGGCGCGACCTTCCGCGGACTGGCAGCAGCCGTGTGCGGCGCGACGATCGTGCTCGCCGACGGCCGGATCGTCGACTGTTCCCCCGAGCACGAGCCCGACCTGTTCGAGGCCGCCCGGCTCGGCCTCGGCGCCCTCGGCGTGCTCGCGACCGTGACGCTCGATTGTGTCCCCGCATTCCGCCTGCGCGCAGAAGAAGCCCCCTCGTCGCTCCGCACCACACTCGATGTCCTCGACGAACTGCGAAGCGGTGTCGACCATTTCGAGTTCTACTGGTTTCCACACACCGACGGCGTGCTCATCAAACGCAACACCCGCCTCCCCGGTGAGGCACCGGTGCAGCCGGTCGGGCGGGTGCGCACCCTCCTCGACGACGAACTGCTCTCCAACGGCGCCTTCGCACTCCTCCAGCAGGTCGGGACGCGGGTTCCCGCCACCATCCCGGCGCTGAACCGGGTCGCGTCCCGGGCGTTGTCCCCGCGCACCTTCGTCGACCGCAGTTACCGGGTGTTCGCCTCCACCCGCCGGGTGCGGTTCCGGGAGATGGAGTACGCGCTCCCCGCCGAGCACCTTCCAGCGGTTCTGCGCGAGATCGATGCGTGGCTGCAGCGCACGGACGTTCGTGTCGGTTTTCCGGTGGAGGTGCGGTTCGCGCAGGGCGACGATGTCTGGTTGTCCACGGCGCAGGGCCGCGATACCGCCTATGTGGCCGTGCACCAGTACCATCGGCGCGACCACACGCCCTACTTCGACGGTGTCGAGCCGATCCTGCGCGCCGCGCAGGGACGCCCGCACTGGGGCAAGCTCCATTCCCTGACCGCGGACGCTCTACGCGAGCTCTACCCTCGGTTCGACGACTTCCTCGCCGTGCGCGACCGCGTGGATCCGCACCGCACCTTCACGAACCCGTATCTGCGCCGCGTCCTGGGCGAATGA
- a CDS encoding alpha/beta fold hydrolase, whose amino-acid sequence MPADGKVFVRESGAGPRTVVLLHGFSDHGGTWCKVAPAIAERHRVLAVDLPGFGRSAQHWETPVLDHYVDVLADLVDDVPEPVSLVGNSLGAVTALVFASVHPFRVDRVVLADMPGLAGIPRWWTQGARMPVELSRLLPAPVMQQAMGALYARAAVHRRGTFDRAARTAFAANYATREQVDTLLTVGRHAIGELGRLPIPEMVHALDMPALLVWGAQDRLTPAHAARRVQAGGRRRVVIIPDAGHCPQLDAPREFLDAVLPFLD is encoded by the coding sequence GTGCCGGCCGACGGGAAGGTGTTCGTACGGGAGTCCGGTGCGGGACCACGCACCGTCGTTCTGCTGCACGGCTTCTCCGATCACGGCGGTACGTGGTGCAAGGTCGCGCCGGCGATCGCCGAACGGCACCGGGTGCTCGCGGTCGACCTGCCCGGTTTCGGACGTAGCGCGCAGCACTGGGAGACCCCCGTGCTCGACCACTATGTCGACGTCCTGGCCGACCTCGTCGACGACGTTCCCGAACCGGTGTCGCTGGTCGGGAATTCGCTCGGTGCGGTCACCGCACTGGTGTTCGCGTCGGTCCACCCGTTCCGGGTCGACCGCGTGGTGCTCGCCGACATGCCGGGTCTCGCCGGGATCCCCCGGTGGTGGACGCAGGGTGCACGCATGCCGGTCGAACTGTCGCGCCTGCTGCCCGCTCCGGTGATGCAGCAGGCCATGGGTGCCCTGTACGCGCGGGCCGCCGTGCACCGGCGCGGCACCTTCGACCGGGCGGCGCGCACGGCGTTCGCGGCGAACTACGCGACCCGCGAGCAGGTCGACACGCTGCTGACCGTGGGCCGGCACGCGATCGGTGAGCTCGGCCGACTGCCGATCCCGGAGATGGTGCACGCCCTCGACATGCCGGCCCTGCTGGTGTGGGGTGCACAAGACCGGTTGACGCCCGCTCACGCCGCGCGACGGGTGCAGGCCGGCGGCCGGAGACGGGTGGTGATCATCCCCGATGCCGGGCACTGTCCTCAGCTCGACGCGCCCCGCGAATTCCTCGACGCCGTCCTGCCCTTCCTCGACTGA
- a CDS encoding VOC family protein: MTNTTNSTQQSTTLTPTVDTVWPCFAYTDARGAIRFLVDTLGFAEAEVYGEGDRVDHAALLWPHGGGVMLGSTGRGSPLDQHADRGAAYLVLPDDVTVDALYERVLASAQAEDPAVRATVTVELRDEDYGSHGFTCRDPHGVYWTIGTYRPRRP, encoded by the coding sequence ATGACGAACACAACGAATTCCACGCAGCAGTCGACCACCCTCACACCCACCGTCGACACGGTGTGGCCGTGCTTCGCCTACACCGACGCCCGGGGCGCGATCCGTTTCCTCGTGGACACCCTCGGGTTCGCCGAAGCGGAGGTCTACGGGGAAGGGGATCGCGTCGACCACGCAGCCCTGCTCTGGCCGCACGGCGGAGGGGTCATGCTCGGCTCGACCGGTCGCGGGTCGCCGCTCGACCAGCACGCCGACAGGGGCGCCGCCTATCTCGTGCTTCCCGACGACGTCACCGTCGATGCCCTGTACGAGAGGGTGCTCGCCTCGGCGCAGGCGGAGGACCCGGCGGTCCGCGCGACCGTGACCGTCGAACTCCGCGACGAGGACTACGGATCGCACGGGTTCACCTGCCGGGACCCGCACGGTGTGTACTGGACGATCGGCACCTACCGGCCCCGCCGGCCGTAG
- a CDS encoding AraC family transcriptional regulator has translation MTGSAVGESDGARRRPTPLLTPYVRSYEGYRLDGFPSGTHLGMPSPEVTVILTISEPVELSRGDGRCPERFDALAGGLSTQPVPIVHHGRQHGIQLALTPAGARALLGVPAAALGPWAVDLEDVIGADGRELFDRISAVESWDERFAVLDRILTRRLVAARSTSPDGHLVHAWHLLVTHPARPVRAVADELGWSRRHLANRCAAEFGLSPKDVARVARFDRSRRMLRADPGRRLADVAAECGFYDQAHLARDWRDLAGVPPSRWLEDEVFPFVQDDRGVPGRHSET, from the coding sequence ATGACCGGGTCCGCAGTCGGTGAGTCTGACGGCGCCAGGCGGCGTCCGACACCCCTGCTGACACCCTACGTACGGTCGTACGAGGGGTATCGGCTCGACGGTTTCCCGTCGGGGACCCATCTGGGTATGCCCTCTCCGGAGGTCACCGTAATCCTCACGATCTCCGAACCTGTCGAACTCTCGCGGGGCGACGGACGGTGCCCGGAACGTTTCGACGCGCTCGCCGGAGGGTTGTCGACGCAACCGGTGCCCATCGTCCACCACGGCCGGCAGCACGGGATCCAACTCGCGCTCACCCCCGCGGGTGCGCGCGCCCTGCTGGGTGTGCCCGCCGCCGCGCTCGGGCCGTGGGCCGTCGATCTCGAGGACGTCATCGGCGCCGACGGCCGGGAGTTGTTCGACCGGATCTCCGCGGTCGAATCGTGGGACGAGCGGTTCGCCGTCCTCGACCGGATTCTCACCCGCCGCCTGGTCGCCGCACGGTCGACGAGTCCGGACGGGCACCTCGTCCACGCCTGGCACCTGCTCGTGACGCACCCGGCTCGCCCGGTCCGCGCTGTTGCGGACGAACTCGGATGGAGCAGGCGACACCTCGCGAACCGGTGCGCCGCCGAGTTCGGACTGTCCCCGAAGGACGTGGCCCGGGTGGCGCGCTTCGACCGGTCGCGACGGATGCTGCGGGCCGACCCCGGCCGCCGCCTCGCCGATGTCGCCGCCGAGTGCGGCTTCTACGACCAGGCGCATCTCGCCCGCGACTGGCGCGATCTGGCGGGCGTCCCGCCGTCGCGGTGGCTCGAGGACGAGGTGTTCCCATTCGTCCAAGACGACCGGGGGGTTCCGGGCCGACACTCGGAGACATGA
- a CDS encoding ABC transporter permease: MTALLTAEFRKVLSLRYWWILGIAPLLVGLFCGALTLPVARQLELGFGDGFAEAVAAAVGISLSLSLVFLFAAIFGAVATGSEFAHRTIVTTFLTARGRDRVVGVKFATVAVIGLLYCIVTEVAAAATLVLFGGGFDGADLGSVAKVMGIGLFCALMWSLIGAGLGLLTRSTTGSVLAICAWVPFGELMVSVVLHGLGLGAIASYLPAQVTWYVLFSAVSMPEDVTLEMTWPAAPLLLLLWTVVLGGLGWWRARTADVV; the protein is encoded by the coding sequence ATGACCGCGCTTCTCACCGCCGAGTTCCGCAAGGTCCTGAGCCTGCGCTACTGGTGGATCCTCGGCATCGCACCGCTGCTGGTGGGACTGTTCTGCGGGGCGCTGACGCTGCCGGTCGCGCGGCAACTCGAACTCGGCTTCGGTGACGGTTTCGCCGAGGCCGTCGCCGCCGCGGTCGGCATCTCCCTCTCGTTGTCGCTGGTGTTCCTGTTCGCCGCGATCTTCGGCGCGGTGGCGACGGGCAGCGAGTTCGCGCACCGAACGATCGTGACGACCTTCCTCACCGCGCGGGGACGCGACCGGGTCGTCGGCGTGAAGTTCGCGACCGTCGCCGTGATCGGGCTGCTGTACTGCATCGTCACGGAAGTCGCGGCGGCCGCGACGCTCGTGTTGTTCGGTGGGGGCTTCGACGGTGCCGACCTCGGATCGGTCGCCAAGGTGATGGGCATCGGTCTGTTCTGCGCGCTGATGTGGTCGCTCATCGGAGCGGGGCTGGGTCTGCTCACACGGTCGACGACGGGCAGTGTGCTCGCGATCTGCGCGTGGGTGCCGTTCGGGGAGCTGATGGTCTCGGTCGTCCTGCACGGTCTCGGTCTCGGCGCGATCGCGTCGTACCTGCCGGCGCAGGTGACCTGGTACGTGCTGTTCTCCGCGGTGTCGATGCCCGAGGACGTGACACTCGAGATGACGTGGCCGGCGGCCCCGCTGCTCCTGCTCCTCTGGACCGTGGTGCTGGGCGGCCTCGGCTGGTGGCGCGCCCGCACCGCCGACGTCGTCTGA
- a CDS encoding class I adenylate-forming enzyme family protein, whose translation MEIPAGSRWLRDDRVTRRDSGILQYDCLEPCIAELLDRSALRFANRVAVVDRCGRALTYRELWAAAARVAGGLLDQGVGPTDRVVVCQPNGVRWLIGFLGVVLAGGVPVLPDPSCSPEETAEIGVHSGAVLTLDSDLPDGVAFLDGGASPDELAVLYYVRVAGGGLRGVELTNINVLSTIEAVAHAMDLVGDGVRTVLTAPLSTAVGCSVQLLPTLASGGTVVVSGSRVIRAPWRHLRAAFPTSRCVRGWGVAETGGIGLLLPSEHRSRHPRSVGVPFGGIEIALLGPDAEHGVGELLCRGPSVARRYWRDPCATDETFTEDGWFRTGDQVRIDDEGFVDQIAVRVS comes from the coding sequence GTGGAAATTCCGGCAGGGAGTCGTTGGCTCCGGGACGATCGGGTCACTCGCCGCGACAGCGGCATCCTCCAGTACGACTGCCTGGAGCCGTGCATCGCCGAGCTGCTCGATCGGAGTGCGTTGCGTTTCGCGAACCGCGTCGCGGTGGTCGACCGATGCGGCCGCGCACTCACCTACCGCGAACTGTGGGCCGCCGCCGCCCGCGTCGCGGGTGGTCTCCTCGATCAGGGGGTCGGCCCCACCGACCGGGTGGTCGTCTGTCAGCCGAACGGGGTCCGTTGGCTGATCGGGTTCCTGGGCGTGGTCCTTGCCGGAGGTGTTCCGGTGCTCCCCGACCCGAGCTGCAGCCCCGAGGAAACGGCGGAGATCGGGGTCCACAGCGGTGCGGTTCTCACCCTGGACTCCGATCTGCCCGACGGTGTCGCCTTCCTCGACGGAGGTGCGTCACCGGACGAGCTCGCGGTGCTCTACTACGTGCGCGTCGCCGGTGGTGGACTGCGCGGCGTCGAACTGACGAACATCAACGTGCTGTCGACGATCGAGGCCGTCGCCCACGCAATGGATCTCGTCGGCGACGGCGTACGGACCGTGCTGACGGCGCCGCTGTCCACGGCGGTCGGATGCAGCGTCCAGTTGCTGCCCACCCTCGCCTCCGGGGGAACCGTCGTGGTCTCGGGATCCCGCGTGATCCGCGCACCGTGGCGGCACCTCCGCGCAGCTTTCCCCACCTCGCGGTGTGTGCGGGGCTGGGGAGTCGCCGAGACGGGAGGGATCGGTCTGCTGCTGCCTTCGGAACACCGCTCCCGCCATCCCCGCAGTGTCGGAGTGCCGTTCGGAGGGATCGAGATCGCGCTGCTCGGGCCCGATGCCGAACACGGTGTCGGCGAACTGCTCTGTCGCGGACCGAGCGTGGCCCGCCGCTATTGGCGCGATCCGTGCGCCACGGACGAGACGTTCACGGAGGACGGCTGGTTCCGCACGGGCGATCAGGTGCGCATCGACGACGAGGGCTTCGTCGATCAGATCGCCGTCCGGGTGTCGTGA
- a CDS encoding MFS transporter — protein sequence MSDGARWAALGALCLGFFMILVDSTIVAVANPAIMRTFGADIAAVVWVTSAYLLAYAVPLLVTGRLGDRFGQRRVYLCGLVLFTIASLWCGFSSTIEMLIVARVFQGFGAALMSPQTMAVVTRIFPRERRGTAMGLWGAVAGVATLVGPLAGGVLVDGLGWEWIFFVNVPVGIVGFALAVRYVPVLPTSPHRFDVLGMLLSGAGLFCLVFGIQEGNSFEWTARVWVLIGLGIVLLVVFVVQQSRNRGEPLVPLSLFRDRNFGLANIGIATMGFAITGVMLPIMFYAQSVRGLSPTGAAMLMVPMAVFSGVLAPLVGRLVDRVHPRLIAGTGFSLLTIGLGWLALVMTPDAEIWQLLLPIALIGVANAGIWSPLSVTATNGLAPSRAGAGSGVYNTTRQVGAVMGSAALGAIMAARLSANGVGGGGGAPEMETSGSVLPEPLHEPFAAAMAESLWLPAGILLIGLVAALAFDRPASQKEQRAAEERSAAASA from the coding sequence ATGTCCGACGGTGCCCGCTGGGCGGCGTTGGGCGCTCTGTGCCTGGGCTTCTTCATGATCCTGGTGGACAGCACGATCGTCGCCGTCGCCAACCCGGCGATCATGCGGACCTTCGGGGCCGACATCGCCGCCGTCGTGTGGGTCACGAGCGCCTATCTGCTCGCCTACGCGGTGCCGCTGCTCGTGACGGGCCGCCTCGGCGACCGCTTCGGTCAGCGCCGGGTCTACCTCTGCGGGCTGGTGCTGTTCACGATCGCGTCGTTGTGGTGCGGTTTCTCGTCGACGATCGAGATGCTCATCGTCGCCCGCGTGTTCCAGGGATTCGGCGCGGCGCTCATGTCGCCGCAGACCATGGCCGTGGTGACCCGGATCTTCCCGCGTGAGCGGCGCGGGACCGCGATGGGCCTGTGGGGCGCCGTGGCCGGGGTCGCGACGCTCGTCGGGCCGCTGGCCGGCGGTGTCCTGGTCGACGGGCTGGGCTGGGAATGGATCTTCTTCGTGAACGTGCCCGTCGGGATCGTCGGGTTCGCGCTCGCAGTGCGGTACGTGCCGGTGCTGCCCACGAGCCCGCACCGGTTCGACGTGCTCGGCATGCTGCTCAGCGGCGCCGGCCTGTTCTGCCTCGTGTTCGGGATACAGGAGGGCAACTCGTTCGAGTGGACCGCCCGCGTGTGGGTGCTGATCGGGCTGGGCATCGTGTTGCTCGTCGTGTTCGTCGTCCAGCAGTCGCGCAACCGCGGTGAACCGCTCGTACCGCTGTCGCTGTTCCGGGACCGCAACTTCGGGTTGGCGAACATCGGTATCGCGACGATGGGTTTCGCCATCACCGGCGTCATGCTGCCGATCATGTTCTACGCCCAGTCGGTGCGCGGTCTGAGCCCGACCGGCGCCGCGATGCTCATGGTGCCGATGGCGGTCTTCAGTGGTGTGCTCGCGCCGCTCGTGGGCAGGCTCGTCGACCGGGTCCATCCGCGGCTGATCGCCGGCACCGGCTTCTCGCTGCTCACGATCGGGCTGGGTTGGCTCGCGCTGGTGATGACCCCCGACGCGGAGATCTGGCAGTTGCTGCTGCCGATCGCCCTGATCGGGGTGGCGAACGCGGGCATCTGGTCGCCGCTCTCGGTCACCGCGACGAACGGTCTCGCACCGAGCCGGGCCGGGGCGGGTTCTGGTGTGTACAACACGACGCGTCAGGTGGGCGCGGTGATGGGGAGTGCCGCTCTCGGTGCGATCATGGCGGCGCGGTTGAGCGCCAACGGTGTCGGCGGGGGAGGAGGGGCGCCGGAGATGGAGACGTCCGGCTCCGTCCTGCCGGAGCCCCTGCACGAACCGTTCGCCGCGGCGATGGCCGAATCGTTGTGGCTTCCCGCCGGCATCCTGCTCATCGGGCTCGTGGCCGCGCTCGCCTTCGACCGTCCCGCGAGCCAGAAGGAACAGCGTGCCGCCGAGGAGCGTTCGGCGGCAGCGAGCGCCTGA
- a CDS encoding ABC transporter ATP-binding protein, whose product MPSGAPGAGIAVHGLNRTFGDHTAVSNLWFTVPPGSITGFLGPNGSGKTTTLGMMLGLVRPSAGNAFVDGVPFTSLQQPAKVVGAVLDARSAHPKHRALTHLQIYCAAIGVPDERARQMLDLVGLGSVARRRIGEFSLGMRQRLALATALLGQPRYLVLDEPANGLDPEGMAWLRDFLRAFAANGGTVLVSSHILREIEQMADRLVIIANGHLVAETSMTDLRDAYRSRVFAAASDPARLATALAAAGHTDAQVQQDGRLAVVGVTSDRIAEIAATAEVTLFGTSVEHVDLEQVYLAMTAGRYAAAPVVQYPGHGAHHPPGGQYPQGPQYPSAQQHPQAQPYPNGQQYQQYPTAQQYPQSQWGQPNRPPTGQGGPTA is encoded by the coding sequence GTGCCCTCGGGGGCACCGGGCGCGGGGATCGCCGTCCACGGCCTGAACAGGACGTTCGGTGACCACACGGCCGTATCGAATCTGTGGTTCACGGTGCCGCCGGGCTCGATCACCGGCTTCCTCGGACCCAACGGATCGGGCAAGACCACCACCCTCGGCATGATGCTCGGCCTCGTCCGGCCGAGCGCCGGGAACGCCTTCGTCGACGGCGTGCCGTTCACCTCCCTGCAGCAGCCTGCAAAGGTCGTCGGAGCGGTGCTCGACGCGCGCAGCGCCCACCCCAAACACCGGGCGCTGACACACCTGCAGATCTACTGTGCCGCGATCGGCGTGCCCGACGAACGGGCGAGGCAGATGCTCGACCTCGTCGGCCTGGGGTCGGTCGCGCGGCGTCGCATCGGGGAGTTCTCCCTCGGCATGCGGCAGCGACTCGCCCTGGCGACGGCCCTGCTCGGACAACCGCGTTATCTCGTGCTCGACGAACCGGCGAACGGACTCGACCCCGAGGGCATGGCCTGGCTGCGCGACTTCCTCCGCGCATTCGCCGCCAACGGCGGGACCGTGCTGGTCTCGAGCCACATCCTGCGGGAGATCGAGCAGATGGCCGACCGCCTCGTGATCATCGCGAACGGTCACCTGGTCGCGGAGACCTCGATGACCGATCTGCGCGACGCCTACCGCTCGCGGGTGTTCGCCGCGGCCTCCGACCCGGCCCGCCTCGCGACCGCACTCGCCGCGGCCGGGCACACCGACGCGCAGGTGCAGCAGGACGGACGGCTCGCGGTCGTGGGTGTGACTTCCGACCGCATCGCCGAGATCGCCGCGACCGCGGAGGTGACGCTGTTCGGGACGAGTGTCGAGCACGTCGATCTCGAGCAGGTCTACCTGGCGATGACGGCCGGTCGCTACGCGGCCGCGCCGGTCGTGCAGTATCCGGGGCACGGAGCCCACCATCCGCCGGGCGGGCAGTATCCGCAGGGCCCGCAGTACCCGAGTGCCCAGCAGCACCCGCAGGCCCAGCCGTATCCGAACGGCCAGCAGTATCAGCAGTACCCGACCGCACAGCAGTACCCGCAGTCGCAGTGGGGACAGCCGAACCGACCGCCGACCGGGCAAGGAGGTCCCACCGCATGA
- a CDS encoding crotonase/enoyl-CoA hydratase family protein translates to MSDVVLLERRDRVLVITINRPEARNAVNAAVSHALAEAVDQLDSDDSLSVGVLTGAGGNFCAGMDLKAFVAGENVVVPGKGLGFTEAPPRKPLISAVEGFALAGGTELVLATDLVVAAKDAKFGIPEVKRGLVAGGGGLLRLPSRIPYQKALELALTGDAFTAEEGYGYGFVNRLTEPGGALEGAFELAERITANGPLAVAATKEIIVRSADWSSDEAFAKQMEIMAPVFTSEDAREGATAFAEKRPPVWKGR, encoded by the coding sequence ATGTCCGACGTAGTCCTGCTCGAACGACGCGATCGCGTTCTCGTCATCACCATCAACCGGCCCGAGGCGCGCAACGCCGTCAACGCCGCCGTGAGCCACGCGCTCGCCGAGGCGGTCGACCAGCTCGACAGCGACGACTCCCTGTCGGTCGGTGTGCTCACCGGCGCCGGCGGCAACTTCTGCGCGGGCATGGACCTCAAGGCGTTCGTCGCAGGCGAGAACGTGGTCGTGCCCGGTAAGGGTCTCGGCTTCACGGAGGCGCCGCCGCGCAAGCCGCTCATCTCCGCCGTCGAAGGATTCGCCCTCGCCGGCGGAACCGAACTCGTCCTGGCCACCGACCTCGTCGTCGCCGCGAAGGACGCGAAGTTCGGCATCCCGGAGGTCAAGCGCGGCCTCGTCGCCGGTGGCGGTGGCCTGCTGCGCCTGCCGTCGCGTATCCCTTACCAGAAGGCCCTCGAACTCGCCCTCACCGGGGACGCGTTCACCGCCGAGGAAGGCTACGGATACGGTTTCGTCAATCGTCTCACCGAACCCGGTGGGGCACTCGAGGGTGCATTCGAACTGGCCGAGCGCATCACAGCGAACGGACCGCTCGCCGTGGCGGCGACCAAGGAGATCATCGTCCGCTCGGCCGACTGGTCGAGCGACGAAGCATTCGCGAAGCAGATGGAGATCATGGCGCCCGTGTTCACCTCGGAGGACGCGCGTGAAGGCGCCACCGCATTCGCCGAGAAGCGACCCCCTGTGTGGAAGGGTCGCTGA
- a CDS encoding glutathione S-transferase family protein — MTENKYVEPGAEFARDTNYIRTRITADGRDGYPVESGRYRLVAARACPWANRTLIVRRLLGLEDALSLGLCGPTHDERSWTFDLDPGGVDPVLGIPRLQDAYFARFPGYDRGITVPAVVDVPTGQVVTNDYPQITLDFSTEWTQFHREGAPDLYPEELRGEIDEVAELVYQDVNNGVYRCGFAGSQESYDKAFDRLFARLDWLEERLGAQRYLVGETITEADVRLFTTLVRFDPVYHGHFKCNRNRLADFPALWAYARDLFQTPGFGDTIDFVQIKQHYYLVHTDVNPTGIVPKGPDLSNWLDPHGREALGGRPFGDGTPPPPPRPSEVVPEGHGTVAR; from the coding sequence GTGACCGAGAACAAGTACGTCGAGCCGGGTGCGGAGTTCGCCCGCGACACCAACTACATCCGAACCCGCATCACCGCGGACGGGCGCGACGGCTATCCCGTCGAGTCGGGGCGGTACCGGCTCGTCGCCGCCCGGGCGTGCCCGTGGGCCAACCGCACCCTCATCGTGCGGCGGCTGCTCGGTCTCGAGGACGCTCTGTCGCTGGGACTGTGCGGCCCGACGCACGACGAGCGCAGCTGGACGTTCGATCTCGACCCGGGCGGGGTCGACCCCGTCCTCGGCATCCCGCGACTGCAGGACGCGTACTTCGCGCGATTCCCCGGATACGACCGCGGCATCACCGTCCCGGCCGTCGTCGACGTGCCCACCGGGCAGGTCGTGACGAACGACTATCCGCAGATCACCCTCGACTTCTCCACCGAGTGGACGCAGTTCCACCGCGAGGGCGCCCCGGATCTGTATCCCGAGGAGCTACGAGGCGAGATCGACGAGGTGGCCGAGCTCGTCTACCAGGACGTCAACAACGGCGTGTACCGGTGCGGTTTCGCCGGTTCGCAGGAGTCCTACGACAAGGCCTTCGACCGTCTCTTCGCCCGCCTCGACTGGCTCGAGGAACGCCTCGGGGCGCAGCGCTATCTCGTGGGCGAGACCATCACCGAGGCCGACGTGCGCCTGTTCACCACGCTCGTCCGGTTCGATCCCGTCTACCACGGGCACTTCAAGTGCAACCGGAACCGGCTCGCGGACTTCCCGGCGCTGTGGGCCTACGCGCGCGATCTGTTCCAGACACCCGGCTTCGGCGACACCATCGACTTCGTTCAGATCAAGCAGCACTACTACCTCGTGCACACCGACGTCAATCCCACGGGCATCGTGCCGAAGGGACCGGACCTGTCGAACTGGCTCGATCCGCACGGCCGTGAGGCGCTCGGCGGGCGGCCGTTCGGGGACGGCACACCGCCGCCCCCGCCGCGTCCGAGCGAGGTGGTCCCCGAAGGGCACGGCACGGTCGCCCGCTGA
- a CDS encoding adenosine deaminase codes for MTDGFAELHVHIEGTLEPELILALAERNRIELPYRDLDDLRSRYEFTDLQSFLDLYYANMEVLRTAQDFADLARAYFARAARAGVTHAEFFFDPQAHTSRGVPLPEVVAGLSDAVAGAHREFGVDAAMIASIVRDRPVPEAHEVFGELLRLGAPIIALGLDSAEVGHPPSLFEDVFARARAEGLHITAHAGEEGPPEYVWQALDLLGAERIDHGIRSLEDPELVARLVDESIPLTVCPFSNVRLRVVDTLADHPLRRMLEAGLSVSVHSDDPAYFGGYVDDNLAGLKDQLGLTDAERDVLRRNSWDAAFL; via the coding sequence GTGACCGACGGGTTCGCAGAACTGCACGTACACATCGAGGGCACGCTCGAACCCGAGCTGATCCTCGCCCTCGCCGAGCGGAACCGCATCGAGTTGCCCTATCGCGATCTCGACGATCTGCGCAGCCGCTACGAGTTCACCGATCTGCAGTCGTTCCTCGACCTGTACTACGCGAACATGGAGGTCCTGCGCACCGCGCAGGACTTCGCCGACCTCGCCCGCGCCTATTTCGCTCGTGCGGCGCGGGCGGGTGTCACCCACGCGGAGTTCTTCTTCGATCCGCAGGCCCACACCTCGCGCGGTGTCCCGCTGCCAGAGGTCGTAGCCGGGCTCTCCGACGCGGTCGCCGGGGCACACCGGGAGTTCGGGGTCGATGCGGCGATGATCGCGTCGATCGTGCGCGATCGCCCCGTGCCCGAAGCGCATGAGGTGTTCGGCGAACTGCTGCGCCTCGGTGCGCCGATCATCGCTCTCGGCCTGGACTCGGCGGAGGTCGGTCACCCGCCGTCACTGTTCGAGGACGTCTTCGCGCGGGCGCGGGCCGAAGGGCTGCACATCACCGCGCACGCGGGGGAGGAGGGACCTCCGGAATATGTTTGGCAGGCGCTCGATCTGCTCGGCGCCGAGCGCATCGACCACGGCATCCGCTCGCTCGAGGATCCCGAACTCGTCGCGCGCCTGGTCGACGAGAGCATTCCCCTCACCGTCTGCCCGTTCTCGAATGTCCGCCTCCGCGTGGTGGATACGCTCGCCGACCATCCGCTGCGCCGCATGCTCGAGGCGGGCCTGTCGGTGAGCGTGCACTCGGACGATCCCGCCTATTTCGGTGGTTACGTCGACGACAACCTCGCAGGGCTGAAGGATCAGCTCGGTCTGACCGATGCCGAACGGGATGTGCTCCGGCGCAATTCGTGGGACGCCGCCTTCCTCTGA